A single Clostridium taeniosporum DNA region contains:
- a CDS encoding cysteine hydrolase family protein codes for MVLLVVDTQKLITNEKLYEFDMFVSSVRKIIHEARTNNIEVIYVRHDDGIGSELTKGTDEFEIYEKFQPMKEEKIFDKKVNSAFKGTGLLEYLMDKGEKDIIIVGLQTDYCIDATIKCGFEHGFNIIVPAYSNTTVDNKFMSSEESYKYYNEFMWKYRYAECISLDETIKRMK; via the coding sequence ATGGTTTTATTAGTGGTTGATACACAAAAGTTAATAACAAATGAAAAATTATATGAATTTGATATGTTTGTATCTAGTGTTAGAAAAATAATACATGAGGCTAGGACAAATAATATTGAAGTAATATATGTACGTCATGATGATGGCATAGGAAGTGAATTAACAAAAGGAACTGATGAGTTTGAAATATATGAAAAATTTCAACCAATGAAAGAAGAAAAAATATTTGATAAAAAGGTTAATAGTGCTTTTAAAGGCACTGGTTTATTAGAATATTTAATGGACAAAGGTGAGAAAGACATAATTATTGTAGGGCTTCAAACAGATTATTGTATTGATGCTACTATAAAATGTGGATTTGAACATGGATTTAATATTATAGTTCCAGCTTATTCAAATACAACAGTTGATAATAAGTTTATGTCTTCAGAGGAAAGTTACAAATATTACAATGAATTTATGTGGAAATATAGATATGCAGAATGTATTTCACTAGATGAAACAATTAAAAGAATGAAATAG
- a CDS encoding DEAD/DEAH box helicase → MLFKDLKIIEPIQKALTEAGYTNPTPIQEQSIPSLLKGKDFLGCAQTGTGKTAAFAIPVLQNIAKNKKKSDESRTIQALILAPTRELAIQIEENFNLYSKHTNIKNTVIFGGVSQKPQTKILREGVDILIATPGRLLDLINQKYIDLSNVKHFVLDEADRMFDMGMVRDVKKIVAKLPKVRQNLLFSATMPSEVKNLVNSILKDPIRVEVAPVSSTIDTITQGVYFVKKKDKKSLLVHLLKDESIKSLLVFSRTKYGANNIVKDLVKTGTESQAIHGNKSQNARQLALSNFKEGKIRVLVATDIAARGIDVDGLSHVINYDLPDVPETYVHRIGRTGRAGHSGVALSFCDIEERNALKDIEKVIGKNIPVMDNVEFEKIVITREPAQKKEADKKGTGSRKPRRNWYANKKRKNGNGSQQGKKQSGRIQQAK, encoded by the coding sequence ATGTTATTTAAAGATTTAAAAATAATAGAACCAATTCAGAAAGCTTTAACAGAAGCTGGATACACAAATCCTACACCAATACAAGAACAATCAATTCCATCATTATTAAAGGGAAAAGATTTTCTAGGATGTGCTCAAACAGGTACAGGTAAGACAGCAGCTTTTGCTATTCCTGTTTTACAAAACATTGCAAAAAATAAAAAGAAATCAGATGAATCAAGAACAATACAAGCTTTAATATTAGCACCAACTAGAGAATTAGCAATTCAAATAGAAGAGAATTTTAATCTTTATAGTAAACACACTAATATTAAAAATACAGTAATATTTGGTGGGGTATCACAAAAACCTCAAACTAAAATATTAAGAGAAGGAGTGGATATTTTAATCGCAACTCCTGGTAGATTACTTGATTTAATAAATCAAAAATATATTGATTTAAGTAATGTTAAACATTTTGTATTAGATGAAGCTGACCGTATGTTTGATATGGGAATGGTTCGTGATGTAAAAAAAATAGTAGCTAAGTTACCAAAGGTTAGACAGAATCTTTTATTCTCAGCAACTATGCCTTCAGAAGTTAAGAATTTAGTAAATAGTATTCTTAAAGACCCCATAAGAGTTGAAGTAGCGCCTGTTTCATCAACTATAGATACTATTACTCAAGGAGTATATTTTGTTAAAAAGAAAGATAAGAAGTCTTTACTTGTTCATCTTCTTAAAGATGAATCTATTAAGTCATTATTAGTATTTTCAAGAACCAAATATGGAGCAAATAATATTGTAAAAGATCTTGTTAAGACTGGAACTGAGTCTCAAGCAATTCATGGTAATAAATCTCAAAATGCAAGACAACTTGCTTTAAGTAATTTTAAAGAAGGTAAAATAAGAGTTTTAGTAGCAACTGACATAGCTGCAAGAGGAATTGATGTAGATGGCTTATCTCATGTTATAAATTACGATTTACCTGACGTACCAGAAACTTATGTACATAGAATTGGAAGAACTGGTAGAGCTGGACATAGTGGAGTAGCATTATCATTCTGTGATATTGAAGAAAGAAATGCACTTAAGGATATTGAAAAGGTAATAGGAAAGAACATTCCTGTAATGGATAATGTTGAATTTGAAAAAATAGTTATAACCAGGGAGCCTGCTCAAAAGAAAGAAGCAGATAAGAAGGGTACTGGTTCTAGAAAACCAAGAAGAAATTGGTATGCTAATAAAAAAAGAAAGAACGGTAATGGTAGCCAGCAAGGAAAAAAACAAAGTGGTAGAATTCAACAAGCTAAATAG
- a CDS encoding MATE family efflux transporter, with protein sequence MRLNDKVYLNFNILFLYVAAFSIVVLPMLNKKNTVNIFSGKFDKSVILPVAYNGSSEGVNSIAAAITAYVFNMTFMKIAGEAGVAAFTTINYVAQFGILIMFGISDGIGPILSYNYGYKKHDRLNDTLKLASKINLIVGVILFFILFVFGKQLVSLFVSGNENVVNLAVNGSKIYAFAFLICGFNIINSGYFTAIGDARGSIIIAASRGIVFIILGINILPIIIGMSGVWLTIPFAECMTFIISMYLIKKNNALCIEEENINNGQFQNQ encoded by the coding sequence TTGAGACTAAATGATAAGGTTTATTTAAATTTTAATATATTATTTTTATACGTAGCAGCATTTTCTATAGTTGTACTTCCTATGTTAAATAAAAAGAATACGGTAAATATATTTAGTGGTAAATTTGACAAATCAGTAATACTACCTGTAGCATACAATGGTTCATCAGAAGGAGTTAATTCAATTGCAGCTGCTATAACTGCATATGTATTTAACATGACATTTATGAAAATAGCTGGAGAAGCTGGTGTTGCAGCATTTACAACAATAAATTATGTAGCTCAATTTGGAATACTTATAATGTTTGGTATATCAGATGGAATAGGACCTATACTTAGTTATAACTATGGATATAAAAAACATGATAGATTAAATGATACTTTAAAGCTAGCATCAAAGATAAATTTAATTGTTGGAGTAATACTATTCTTTATATTATTTGTATTTGGAAAACAATTAGTGTCATTGTTTGTAAGTGGAAATGAAAATGTAGTAAATCTAGCCGTAAATGGATCAAAAATATATGCATTTGCCTTTTTAATATGTGGATTTAATATAATTAATTCAGGATATTTTACAGCAATAGGAGATGCTAGAGGATCTATTATAATAGCAGCAAGTAGAGGGATAGTATTTATAATTTTAGGTATAAATATACTTCCCATAATTATAGGAATGAGTGGAGTATGGCTTACAATACCATTTGCTGAATGTATGACATTTATTATAAGTATGTATTTAATTAAAAAGAATAATGCTTTATGTATAGAAGAGGAAAATATAAATAATGGACAGTTTCAAAATCAATAA